One genomic segment of Caldicellulosiruptoraceae bacterium PP1 includes these proteins:
- a CDS encoding ABC transporter substrate-binding protein, with translation MSLLFSSLGVAFASTAKVSEIKLATDWPYPFHGNPFGAGAVGGAWWFAFEPFSYYIPQTGEYIPRLAESWKIEKGKVTITLRKNAKWSDGKQFTAQDVVSSIAFIQAMWQWPYEIETVKAINNNTVEFTLWKDAPQSFVHTILTDAAMGSLAPSHIYSKWLKQAQEVANLGKQIFYTQQAGKTVDDKTKKDYDSKSNALRKQINDFQPYKQLKKMVVVGSFEPTKISQSEMVLTLNKYYWNASKANIKRIVFRRWSSNEFVWASLISGEVDAAHPSMPKDVVDQLQLLNPKLKIKTVSDLSEIALVFNFKKDTFKDINLRKAIAFLVDKAKVRDVSVWQAFNADNYFTGILRSMESSWVTADTTKKMTQYKTNAKTAESILTKAGYTKKGNQWYYPNGKPVQFTLSVYGPHNDWVLAARELTQQLNNFGFKVEMKLIPEGMRDQVMKGGDYECAIEFGSAWWGYANPYTGYQRLYQADVANITGFPAKVKYDTPWGKLSPFDLTEELRDVANNQQKAIAVVQKLAYITNEYLPVVPLFEKILPIYYSESRITGWPSKTDAIWSLAPGGIERVYNYLITEGKLKSK, from the coding sequence GTGTCCTTATTATTTTCAAGTTTAGGTGTTGCATTTGCATCCACTGCTAAGGTTTCGGAGATTAAACTTGCTACAGATTGGCCTTATCCATTCCATGGCAATCCATTTGGAGCAGGGGCAGTTGGTGGAGCTTGGTGGTTTGCTTTTGAGCCTTTCTCTTATTACATTCCACAAACAGGTGAATACATTCCAAGACTTGCTGAATCATGGAAAATTGAAAAAGGTAAAGTTACAATTACTTTAAGAAAAAATGCTAAGTGGAGTGACGGTAAACAATTTACAGCTCAAGACGTTGTATCTTCAATAGCATTTATCCAAGCAATGTGGCAATGGCCATATGAGATTGAGACAGTTAAGGCTATAAATAACAATACAGTTGAATTTACCTTATGGAAGGATGCTCCTCAATCATTTGTTCATACTATTCTTACAGATGCAGCAATGGGGTCATTAGCACCAAGTCATATATATTCAAAATGGTTAAAACAGGCTCAAGAGGTTGCTAATTTAGGTAAACAAATATTCTATACACAACAAGCAGGCAAAACTGTTGATGATAAAACAAAGAAAGATTATGATTCAAAATCAAATGCTTTGAGAAAACAGATTAATGATTTTCAACCATACAAACAGTTAAAGAAGATGGTTGTTGTTGGGTCATTTGAGCCTACAAAGATATCACAATCAGAAATGGTTTTAACATTAAACAAGTATTATTGGAATGCTTCAAAAGCAAATATCAAAAGAATAGTATTCAGAAGATGGTCATCAAATGAATTTGTTTGGGCATCACTCATTTCAGGAGAGGTAGACGCAGCACATCCTTCAATGCCAAAAGATGTTGTAGATCAATTACAACTTCTAAATCCAAAGTTAAAGATAAAAACAGTTTCAGATCTTTCAGAGATAGCATTGGTGTTTAACTTCAAAAAAGATACTTTTAAAGACATTAACCTAAGAAAAGCAATAGCATTTTTAGTAGATAAAGCAAAGGTTAGAGATGTATCTGTATGGCAGGCATTCAATGCTGACAATTACTTTACTGGTATCTTAAGAAGTATGGAAAGTAGCTGGGTTACAGCTGATACTACAAAAAAGATGACTCAATATAAAACAAATGCAAAAACAGCTGAAAGCATATTGACAAAGGCTGGTTACACAAAGAAAGGAAATCAGTGGTACTATCCAAATGGCAAACCAGTTCAATTTACACTTTCAGTTTATGGCCCACATAATGACTGGGTTCTTGCAGCAAGAGAATTAACTCAACAACTAAATAACTTTGGTTTCAAAGTAGAAATGAAGTTAATACCAGAAGGTATGAGAGACCAAGTTATGAAAGGCGGAGACTATGAGTGTGCAATAGAATTTGGCTCAGCTTGGTGGGGATATGCAAATCCTTACACAGGATACCAAAGACTATATCAAGCAGATGTTGCTAATATTACAGGATTCCCTGCAAAAGTAAAATATGATACACCATGGGGTAAATTATCTCCATTTGATTTAACTGAAGAGTTAAGAGATGTTGCAAATAATCAACAAAAAGCAATAGCAGTTGTTCAAAAACTTGCGTATATCACAAATGAATATTTACCAGTTGTTCCTCTATTTGAAAAAATACTACCAATTTATTATTCAGAATCAAGAATAACTGGTTGGCCATCTAAAACTGATGCTATTTGGTCACTTGCACCAGGTGGAATTGAAAGAGTATATAATTATTTAATTACCGAAGGAAAGTTAAAGAGTAAATAA